In Candidatus Manganitrophus morganii, the genomic window TTCCAAGACTACCTCTTCGGGCTGGGAATTCGTTACGCCCTCACGACCGGGCACGCGGCGGCGGAAAGCCTCTTGAAGAAACGCTCCTATGACCTCCTCTGGAAAGAAGCGCTCGGCCCGGCGCAGGAGGTCAGCGTCGTCAACCGGTTCCTCTACGAAGTGGGGGGCAATCGTGGCCTCTCCCTTTTTATCCAACGGGCCGGCCGCGGCGATCTTCAAGATTACCTGGGAGGGTGGCACCGCCCTTCCTGGTGGAAGCGTCTGGCCCTGCCGATTTTAAAATGGGGATGGCAACGGGCCGGTCGGTGCGCCCATCGACTCTCCCCCCATTGGTGCCGGCACAAGCCGGTCTCCGCTCATCCCGAACTGGGGCCGATCAAGCCATGATTTCCGTGGAAGAGGCCTATCAATATTGTCGCCGGCTCACCCACCGCTCCGGTCCCCACTTCTCGGTCGGGTTCCGTTTTCTTCCCTCATCGAAGCAAAACGCAATTTATGCCGTTTACGCCTTCTGCCGGTACGCCGACGACATCGTCGATGAGGCGCAGGAGGCGTCGCTGGAGAACCTCCTCCATTCATGGCAAGAAGAATTGGACCGCTGTTACCAGCAGCAGCCGACCCATCCGATCACCGTCGCCTTGGCCGATGCGATCCGGCGTTATCCGATCCCGAAGAAAGGCTTCGAAGGATTGATCGCGGGGTGCCGGATGGACCTCCTCTATAACCGCTATCCCACTTTTGATTCATTGATGGTCTACTGCGATCTGGTGGCGACGACCATCCGTGATCTCTCCCTCCCCGTCTTTGGTTATCGAGACCCGAAAGGGGTCGCTTACGGCCGGGCCCTCTCCACGGCGCTGCAGTTGACCAACATCGTCCGGGACATCGGAGAAGATCTGGGGCGGGGAAGGATTTATCTTCCGTTGGATGAAATCAACGCGGCCGGCTATTCCGAAGAGGAATTGACGGCGCGGGTGAAGAACGAGGCGTTTCTGAAGCTGATGCGGTTTCAGTGCGACCGCATCCGAAACTACTTCAACGAATCGGCCCAGTTGATTCCGCTGATCGAGGCGGACGCGCGCCTGTCGGTCTCTCTGATGCGAAACGTCTACGTGGCCCTGATCGACCGGATCGAGAAAGAGCCCTTTGCCGTTTTGGATCGGCAGATCCGGCTCTCCTGGTGGGGGCGCGGTCAAGTCATTGCCCGGACGCTGATCGGTCGCTCCGTCTCCTGACCCCCGTTCTATGGTTTAATCCACCAGGTGATCCCGACGTAGTTCTCCCGGAGGCCATCCGTTCCCACATCGTTCCCATTCCGGGAGGTCGTCGGAAAGTTGGAAGGTCGATCGACGTTCCATTCATTATGCACGCCGATGAGGAAGGTGACGCGGTCGAGGCGATACTGTCCTTCCATTCGGACACCGAATTGCTCGTGGCTCTCCCCCGCTCCCGGCGTCCCGCCGAGGACGTAGGGATGCAGATTAAGCCACATCTTCGAAAAGAACCGTTTTTGAATCCCGATCCCGGTTTGATATCCGAGCTGGCAGGTGCAGTCTCTGCGGATCAAAAGAGGGGTGTTCGTATATCGCTCGAAGTAATAATTGAAATAAAGACCGACCCGTGTATCCAACGGAGAGGCCTCATCCTGGGCGATCGCTTGATCAACCATCAGGGTCGGCAAAATAATAGTGAACAAAATCAGGAAAATCTCTTTTTTCAGTCGATTGCATAAATTCATATTCTTCCTTTCTCACCTCACATCAAAAAATACCTCAACGCAGTAACCAGGTAATGCCGATATAAGTCTCCCGAAGTCCCCCCGTACTGATGTAGTTTCCCTCTTTTGAATGTGTCGGGAAATTCGATGAGCGATAAACATCCCACTCGCCATGATGCCCGAATAGAAAAATGAATCGTTCAAAGCGGACATGAAATTCGAATCGGGACCCGAACTGCTCCGGCGATTGGGCGAGGCTTGGGCTGGCCCCCAGGACATACCCGTGAAAATTGAACCAAAGCCGCCAGAACATCGGCGACTGAACAACCACTCCTGTTTGGTATCCCAATTGGCAACCGCACTGCCTCCGGATAAAGAGAGGGGTGTTTGTATAGCTGGGAAGGTAGTAATTAAAATAAACTCCGACGCGGACGTCAGAAGGTGGGGTACGCTCCTCAGCTGCCACTGGATCTACGATGAGGAGCTGAGTAAATAGATGGGAAATAACATAGAAAAAAATAACCTTTCTATGGCACATTCCTGCAAAATCTTGCAGCATTCTTGCAAGTTTCTGCATAATACAAGCAAATCGAAAAACGTTCGGGAACATTGCCACTCCATGCAAATCATCCATTAGACAGAATGAGCGTGGTTAGTGGCATCCGTTCCTCTAGGATCACGCTTCGTCGAATTTTGATTGGAATTCGACGGCTGAGAATTGCAATTGCCGGACCGATTATTGAAAAGGGAAATAAGAGGTGATTCGGTTCTGATTAGTGGTACAGAGGCGCTTCAGAAGAAGGGGGCCGGGTTGGGGCAGGAAATAGCGAGTTGTTCGGTGAAGCATCGTCATACATCGGTAGCCAGGCAGAAGGTGTTTTGCTAGAAGCGTGAGACGGAAGAGAGTCGTTCTGATAAGTCGGTATGAGTTCTTTCAGTGTTATTTTGATTTCGTTCGGGTCTGTCTCATGATCCATGCTTGCAAATTTTTTAACATAAGACATTAACTCATCTGTGACTTTTCCATTTTGCGCCACCCGGATCTTTTCATGGCGGGTCTGAGCCACCTTTTCTGACTCTTCGAAAAGGCCCTCAACCAGCTTTTCCGCCGGCCGCAAGCCGACAATCTGAATGGGGATATCCTCATCCGGGGAAAACCCGGATAGAATGATCATTGTCCTGGCAATATCGATAACTTTGATCGGATCCCCCATATCCAAAACAAAAGTCTCTCCTCCTTCCCCAAGAACCGCCGCGTGCAAGACAAGCTGAACCGCCTCTTGAATGGTAATAAAGTATCGCTTGATATCAGGATGGGTAACAGTGACCGGTCCCCCTTTTTTGATTTGAGCGCGGAAGAGCGGGACGACGCTTCCATTGCTTTCGAGAACGTTTCCAAAACGGACCGAAACCAATCTGGTTTTACTTTGTTGATTAAAATATCGAACCAGCATTTCAGCAACACGCTTGGTCGCGCCCATGACGCTGGTCGGATGCACAGCCTTGTCGGTCGAAATCAACACAAAGTCTTCGACGCCGTATTGGTCCGCCATTGCAATCACATTGTAGGTTCCCAAGACATTATTTTGGACCGCCCCCAGGGGATGGCTTTCCATCATCGGAACATGTTTATACGCCGCCGCATGAAAAATAACATGAGGACGATACATGGAGAAAACCTGATGAAGTTTTTCTTCGTCGAGGATGTCTCCTAAAACGACGATGAGAGAAATGCCGGGGAATTTATCCAAAAGCTCGACCTGGATATGGTGGAGATTGTTTTCACTCCTTTCAAAAAGGATCAGAAGTTCAGGACGGAAAGCGGCGACCTGACGACAAAGCTCAGACCCGATGGATCCTCCCGCACCGGTCACTAAAACTCTCTTTCCTTTGATCTTTACCTCGACATTTGGATCGTAGATCTCGATTTCTCGTCTCCCGATGAGGTCTTCAATATCAAGATTCCGGATATCGGAGATGGAGACCTTTCCTCCCAGCATTCCGGTCAGGCTCGGAAGAATTTTTATCGGAAGTCCGAAAGACTTGCATTGACTAATCATTCGCTTAATCTGCTTTTGGCTTGCAGATGGAATCGCGATGAGGAGTTCATCCGGGTGGAGCTTTTGAACCGCTGCTTCCAGTTCTTGGCTATTTCCAATGACGGGGATATTGTGAATTTTTGAAGACCTTTTCTTAAGATCATCATCAATGAACGCAATCGGGTGACGGTTATAGGAGGGGTTCTGCATCATGTCGCGAGCCATCATCTCCGCGGCATTCCCGGCGCCGATGATCAAAACTCGGCGGGCTCCAATTGGCACCTGTGTCAAAACTGCATATACTCTTTTTGCAATTCTAAAACTCGCCAAAATTAGAAAGAGAAGAAGCGCATCGATCAAAAAAACAGATCGAGGATACCCCTTTATCTGCAACAGTGTGATACCCCCCCAACTCACTATCGAGCTGCAGAAGATCGCCGCCCCTAAAGCAATCATGTCCTGAATGCTCGCATAACGCCAAAGCCCCCGATTCAATCCAAAATACTGAAGCGAAGCAAGTCTGAATACCAGGATAAAAGGCAAGGTTACTCTGAACAGATTAAATTGATCCTGCGGAATCTTCCCGTCAAAACGGAGGGTAAAAGCCAAGTAACTTGATAATACGATTGCTCCAGCATGGATGAAGACAATAATGCCTCTTCGATATTTTTCCATGACTTCTTTAAGGGTTTTCTTTTTGGTTTTCTCCTTTTTTGAAAATGGGAAGGGAAGACTCAATACAAGCGTCATTAGACTTGTAAAAAGAATCTTTATGTCAAGAGCTAGACTCCGTTGCAGAACATACTGTTTGGCTAGTTTAATCTTTTTTGGCAAAACAGTATTAATGTAATAGGCTTCCGGATCATCTACTTGAGACAGGAGAAGAGAGACATCCCTGATTTCAATCGTTGCGAAATCGGTCATTCCGGGCCGCACTGTTAGAATTGTTTCATAGTCCTTCCGGAATAGCTCAACATGCTTCTTAAGCTCTGGGCGTGGCCCTACTAAGCTCATTTCTCCTTTCAGGACATTTAATAATTGAGGAAGCCTATCGAGCTTGCATGAACGAAGGAATCGTCCAATCCGCGTGATCCGAAGGAAAGGCGTCTGGCTATTCACTTCCGTTTGTATTTCAACGGTCCGAAACTTATAGATTTGGAAGGGACGGAAGACTTTCCCGATTCGCTCCTGTTTAAAAAACACGGGTCCTTTGGAAGTTAATTTAATAATAATGCAAGTAAGAATGAAGACAGGAGCCAGCAAAACAAGCGCGATCAGAGCTAACCCACAGTTAAATATCCTTTTTACGCTGACCCTTCTTTTTGGAGGGTTCACAAAGGTTAGCAACATCAACTTCCTCCAACCGATTTTGTACGACTTATTGCATCACAAACAAATGGCATGTTTAAAATAACCCGTGCGATAATGCACTGGAAAATGGCTTCGTCTCATTTATCATTATCGGCAGCAAAGGCATTTATGATCCAGCATCGGCCTGAACAACGGACCATGTTATTTAGCAGTTAATTTAAATGAGGTCTTCCAAATGGGGGCAACAAAACTCACCGTCAATATTCTGGAGATTGTAATCACGTTAAATATACTTATTATGCGATTTAGTATTCTAAATACCGAGATTTAGTATATCCGGAGGTGGGATTTCCGTCAAATGAAGAGAGGGAGAAGCACGTTGAATCTCAGAAAGCACGTCAGTAGCTAACCGGCTATCCTTACGACCCATCATTCTAATTTAGGGTTGAATCATTTTGATGTCACTTAGATCATTCAAATAATACATACCAGAGCGTCTTTGTCGATTCCAAGAACAACGTTCTACTATCTGAACGATGCTTCCACCAATTATCGGGACGAAAAAATGAAAAAGGCGCCGCTGAAATAGTGATATGAATCCCACTGCCCGCCCATTGCTTCTGAAAGACTTTTTTGCTGCGCCGCGTGTGATAATTGGAGGTTACAATAATCACTTTCTTAATTTGTTGATCCCGTACATAGGGCAGCAGGGACTGCGCTTCTTCGCTGGTTGAATCCGCCTCATGTTCTAAAACCAATAGGGATTCTTTTGGGAGAATGTTTAATTTTGTCGCGTGCCGCCATGTCGGAAAATCTTCGTGGTTTTGCCAGTCCGCTAACGTCGCACTTAAGGCGATTTTAGGTGCATATCCCTCCTGCCATAGCTTGATTGCATGGAGGAGTCGTTCATCTCGCGCGCTGTCCCCCGCTAATACGATGATAACATCTGCCTTCACCGAGGCGTCGGATACGATAAAGAAATGGCCGAGCTTAGCCAAATACCATTGATACGTAGCATAGATCAAAAGACCTAAAATCAGGACTGCAAGACCGAGTCTCCACCTCTTTCGAATTGCACTTCTCATTTAATTCTTTCTCAAGACCACCAAAACAAGCTAAGCGACGCTGTGGTTTGCATAAGATAAACAGAGATCCCATTATTAGTGTCTCACCCCTTCGCTTCGAATCACCTTTAAAAAGGTCATAAAAAGAATTTTAAGATCCAAAACAAATGAACAATTTTTTAAGTAGTACCCATCGAATTCAACCTTCTTGGGAATGGAAAGATCATCGCGCCCATTCACTTGTGCCCATCCTGTCAATCCTGGAACCAGTTTATGAACCCCATTCTGGGTACGAAGATCGATTAAATCGGCCTGATTAAAGAGCGCCGGGCGCGGACCCACAAAACTTATTTCACCTTTTAGAATGCTGTAGAGTTGCGGAAGCTCGTCTAAGCTCGTCTTCCTTAAAAACCCTCCGATTGGAGTAAGATAACGATGCGGATTATCCAAGAGGTGAGTCGCCACCGCAGGCGTGTCAATCCTCATTGTTCTAAACTTCGGCATTTTAAAGATCGTATTATTAATCCCCACTCGATCTGACCAATAAAAAGCGGGGCCTTTCGAGGTAATCTTGACCAACAAGGCGATAAAAGCCATCGGGATAAAAAATATAACGATCAAAATCAACGCCGATGTAAAATCAAAGATGCGTTTCATATTCACCGATTTCATTCTTATACCAATTCGCTGTTTCTTTCAGTCCCTGATTGAGGGTATAAGGCGGGTTCCAATTTAATACGCGGCCGATTTTACTGCTGTCCATTATCAACGAATCGAGCAGCCGATTTACTTCCTCCGATCTACGTATGAGCCTACCGGCTGACCTCAACACAGAAGGCGGAAAAGGAATCAATCGGACGGGCCGATTTAAGACAGAAGCGATGCGGCGGATCAGCTCAGGAGTCGAGACCGGCTCGCCGTCACTCACCATAAAAGTCGCACCGGCGGCATTCGGATGAGAGAGCGATTTTGAAATCGCACTCACGGCATTTCCAACATACAACAGGCTTCTGCGGTTGCGAACCCTTTGAAAAGGGAGCGGGAGCCCTCGATCGGCCAGCCAAAAAAGCCGGGGCATGTTTCCCTTCATTCGGGGACCATAAACCAAGGGAAAGCGT contains:
- a CDS encoding squalene/phytoene synthase family protein; the protein is MISVEEAYQYCRRLTHRSGPHFSVGFRFLPSSKQNAIYAVYAFCRYADDIVDEAQEASLENLLHSWQEELDRCYQQQPTHPITVALADAIRRYPIPKKGFEGLIAGCRMDLLYNRYPTFDSLMVYCDLVATTIRDLSLPVFGYRDPKGVAYGRALSTALQLTNIVRDIGEDLGRGRIYLPLDEINAAGYSEEELTARVKNEAFLKLMRFQCDRIRNYFNESAQLIPLIEADARLSVSLMRNVYVALIDRIEKEPFAVLDRQIRLSWWGRGQVIARTLIGRSVS
- a CDS encoding polysaccharide biosynthesis protein, with translation MLLTFVNPPKRRVSVKRIFNCGLALIALVLLAPVFILTCIIIKLTSKGPVFFKQERIGKVFRPFQIYKFRTVEIQTEVNSQTPFLRITRIGRFLRSCKLDRLPQLLNVLKGEMSLVGPRPELKKHVELFRKDYETILTVRPGMTDFATIEIRDVSLLLSQVDDPEAYYINTVLPKKIKLAKQYVLQRSLALDIKILFTSLMTLVLSLPFPFSKKEKTKKKTLKEVMEKYRRGIIVFIHAGAIVLSSYLAFTLRFDGKIPQDQFNLFRVTLPFILVFRLASLQYFGLNRGLWRYASIQDMIALGAAIFCSSIVSWGGITLLQIKGYPRSVFLIDALLLFLILASFRIAKRVYAVLTQVPIGARRVLIIGAGNAAEMMARDMMQNPSYNRHPIAFIDDDLKKRSSKIHNIPVIGNSQELEAAVQKLHPDELLIAIPSASQKQIKRMISQCKSFGLPIKILPSLTGMLGGKVSISDIRNLDIEDLIGRREIEIYDPNVEVKIKGKRVLVTGAGGSIGSELCRQVAAFRPELLILFERSENNLHHIQVELLDKFPGISLIVVLGDILDEEKLHQVFSMYRPHVIFHAAAYKHVPMMESHPLGAVQNNVLGTYNVIAMADQYGVEDFVLISTDKAVHPTSVMGATKRVAEMLVRYFNQQSKTRLVSVRFGNVLESNGSVVPLFRAQIKKGGPVTVTHPDIKRYFITIQEAVQLVLHAAVLGEGGETFVLDMGDPIKVIDIARTMIILSGFSPDEDIPIQIVGLRPAEKLVEGLFEESEKVAQTRHEKIRVAQNGKVTDELMSYVKKFASMDHETDPNEIKITLKELIPTYQNDSLPSHASSKTPSAWLPMYDDASPNNSLFPAPTRPPSSEAPLYH
- a CDS encoding YdcF family protein, with product MRSAIRKRWRLGLAVLILGLLIYATYQWYLAKLGHFFIVSDASVKADVIIVLAGDSARDERLLHAIKLWQEGYAPKIALSATLADWQNHEDFPTWRHATKLNILPKESLLVLEHEADSTSEEAQSLLPYVRDQQIKKVIIVTSNYHTRRSKKVFQKQWAGSGIHITISAAPFSFFRPDNWWKHRSDSRTLFLESTKTLWYVLFE
- a CDS encoding sugar transferase, producing the protein MKRIFDFTSALILIVIFFIPMAFIALLVKITSKGPAFYWSDRVGINNTIFKMPKFRTMRIDTPAVATHLLDNPHRYLTPIGGFLRKTSLDELPQLYSILKGEISFVGPRPALFNQADLIDLRTQNGVHKLVPGLTGWAQVNGRDDLSIPKKVEFDGYYLKNCSFVLDLKILFMTFLKVIRSEGVRH